One Halovivax ruber XH-70 genomic region harbors:
- a CDS encoding DUF2391 family protein: MNASRFRRPPEFKLTDVAQQLVGGFLLAGPFVVTEEVWDLAASMNAIQALLTVTVVFAIGYASLYKANDDRDVDAEQEVAGVPLRFISLMLVSFGSVTILALLFDAPDVFVGGSLLTASTFETTITAISVGSIFSVVGASTADTLF; this comes from the coding sequence ATGAATGCGAGTCGGTTTCGTCGGCCGCCGGAGTTCAAACTGACCGACGTCGCCCAGCAGCTCGTCGGCGGCTTCCTCCTCGCGGGCCCGTTCGTCGTCACCGAAGAGGTCTGGGATCTCGCTGCGAGCATGAACGCGATTCAGGCGCTGCTGACCGTCACTGTCGTCTTCGCGATCGGCTACGCCAGTCTGTACAAGGCCAACGACGACCGGGACGTCGATGCCGAGCAGGAGGTCGCTGGTGTCCCGCTCCGCTTCATCTCGCTCATGCTGGTCTCGTTCGGTTCGGTGACGATCCTGGCACTCCTGTTCGACGCGCCGGACGTGTTCGTGGGCGGCTCACTTCTGACCGCTTCGACCTTCGAAACGACGATCACGGCGATTAGCGTCGGCTCGATCTTCAGCGTCGTCGGCGCGTCGACGGCGGACACGCTGTTCTGA
- a CDS encoding outer membrane protein assembly factor BamB family protein codes for MTQIDAPNFRAIGPDGTLNWALKTSAGMGPYAPAPTVTVDRVILPDTPDAWIVDKATGEVLYKTQLHPSGGRSAYPVVTDGRIHTGFSAFSLETGDQVWSAEIEEPKWAVVQPDGSEFVKNAGPTGIAPAVSDGTVYVAGTLYDGETRFYREDAVTSEQQSSLLHSGEIAGSYRDEYDEWGHVHALDADTGSPEWTRKFDTPVRDRTPPVTTERTVYVVDTEPRLRALERTSGRELWNVAFDTETLGGWRPAVANDRVLVCAGNELHAFDAHDGTETWNTNFDTQLAGPPALADGVVHVSTSDGTVAAIDFDGTRRWELSVGESLRTGPVITNSRIYVAGREVVCLASRAD; via the coding sequence ATGACGCAGATCGACGCCCCGAACTTTCGAGCGATCGGTCCTGATGGAACATTGAACTGGGCCCTCAAGACGAGTGCTGGGATGGGCCCGTATGCACCGGCTCCGACAGTCACCGTTGATCGCGTTATTCTTCCCGATACACCAGATGCTTGGATCGTCGACAAAGCTACTGGTGAGGTATTATACAAAACTCAGTTACATCCATCCGGCGGTAGGTCCGCATACCCAGTTGTCACCGATGGCCGGATTCACACCGGTTTCAGCGCGTTCTCTCTGGAGACCGGCGACCAAGTATGGAGTGCTGAAATCGAGGAACCGAAATGGGCCGTCGTACAACCTGACGGAAGCGAGTTCGTCAAGAATGCTGGTCCAACTGGGATAGCACCAGCCGTCTCTGACGGAACAGTGTACGTTGCTGGTACGTTGTACGACGGCGAAACCCGGTTCTATCGTGAGGACGCAGTTACCTCCGAACAGCAGTCATCTCTGCTTCATTCCGGGGAGATAGCTGGCTCGTACCGAGATGAGTACGACGAGTGGGGCCACGTTCATGCACTCGATGCTGACACTGGTTCGCCCGAGTGGACACGTAAATTCGATACACCCGTCAGGGATCGGACACCACCCGTAACGACAGAGCGGACCGTTTACGTGGTGGACACCGAACCACGACTGCGTGCGCTCGAGAGAACGAGCGGACGAGAATTGTGGAACGTCGCGTTCGATACCGAAACGCTTGGCGGGTGGAGGCCGGCCGTGGCGAACGACCGGGTGCTCGTCTGTGCTGGAAACGAATTACACGCATTCGATGCACACGACGGAACAGAAACGTGGAATACGAACTTCGATACACAGCTAGCTGGCCCACCAGCACTTGCCGATGGGGTCGTTCACGTGAGTACCTCGGACGGGACAGTAGCCGCGATTGATTTCGACGGCACCAGGCGGTGGGAGCTCAGCGTCGGTGAGAGCCTTCGAACTGGCCCCGTCATCACGAACAGTCGGATTTACGTCGCAGGACGTGAGGTCGTTTGTCTCGCCAGCCGCGCTGATTGA
- a CDS encoding Nif3-like dinuclear metal center hexameric protein has product MQLTELVDRLDEELRTDDYADLDASANGLQVGPPEAEIEHVAFAVDGVRETIDAAADAGTDLLVTHHGLSWGGIERVTDRQYGRIAPLIEHDLALYVSHLPLDGHQELGNAAGVADVLGLTNREPFGELGPEYVGQRGVAPEPVAPDELRDRLAAELDTDPGDVRLLDFGPDRIENVAVLTGSGTDWLDEAVDAGVDALVTGEGKGKVYHEAKEADIHVVLAGHYATETFGVRALQALVDGWGVETTYLDVPTGL; this is encoded by the coding sequence ATGCAACTCACCGAACTCGTCGATCGGCTCGACGAGGAACTGCGAACGGACGACTACGCGGATCTCGATGCGAGTGCGAACGGCCTGCAGGTCGGGCCGCCCGAAGCCGAGATCGAACACGTCGCGTTCGCCGTCGACGGCGTCCGCGAGACGATCGACGCGGCGGCCGATGCGGGCACGGACCTGCTCGTCACCCACCACGGCCTCTCCTGGGGCGGTATCGAGCGGGTGACCGACCGGCAGTACGGCCGGATCGCCCCGCTGATCGAGCACGACCTCGCCCTGTACGTCTCGCACCTCCCGCTGGACGGCCATCAGGAACTGGGCAACGCCGCGGGCGTGGCCGACGTCCTGGGGCTAACCAACCGGGAGCCCTTCGGCGAGCTTGGGCCAGAGTACGTCGGCCAGCGAGGCGTGGCACCGGAACCGGTCGCGCCCGACGAACTCCGCGATCGGCTCGCCGCCGAGCTCGACACCGACCCCGGCGACGTTCGGCTGCTCGACTTCGGCCCCGACCGAATCGAGAACGTCGCCGTGCTCACCGGCAGCGGCACCGACTGGCTCGACGAGGCGGTCGACGCGGGCGTCGACGCACTCGTCACGGGCGAGGGGAAGGGAAAGGTCTACCACGAGGCGAAGGAGGCCGACATCCACGTCGTGCTGGCAGGCCACTACGCGACGGAGACGTTCGGCGTCCGAGCACTGCAGGCCCTCGTCGATGGGTGGGGCGTCGAGACGACGTATCTGGACGTGCCGACCGGGTTGTAA
- a CDS encoding alcohol dehydrogenase catalytic domain-containing protein codes for MRAAVLDAYGDPLEIRTVDPPDPPAHGVVIDVEACGICRSDWHAWMGHGEWADDRVPRGQILGHEPAGRVRTVGSQVDSLAVGDRVAIPFNLGDGTCRYCLNGHGNVCADGSALGFEPDAPGAFAEQLHVPHAEYNAVGLPAGVSTESAAALGCRYVTAFHALAHRADVGGGDRVAVHGCGGLGLAAVQIADALGASVIAVDVRDEPLAMAESLGSEATVNASEVESVPEAVAARVADDPSPRNADRSSARRGTGPGPEGGVGVSIDALGRAETCRNSIRCLQPRGTHVQLGLTTDAEQGEVALPMDAITRWDVSVLGSRGMPPTRYDELLTMIESGALDPGQLVTNRVSLEDVSDRLAAMTNYETSGVEVVTAFSD; via the coding sequence ATGCGCGCAGCAGTGCTCGACGCGTACGGCGACCCGCTCGAGATTCGAACCGTCGACCCGCCCGATCCGCCAGCCCACGGCGTCGTGATCGACGTCGAGGCGTGCGGTATCTGCCGGAGCGACTGGCACGCCTGGATGGGCCACGGCGAGTGGGCCGACGATCGGGTACCCCGGGGACAAATTCTGGGTCACGAGCCCGCGGGACGCGTTCGGACAGTCGGTTCGCAGGTCGACTCGCTGGCCGTCGGCGATCGAGTCGCGATTCCGTTCAACCTCGGTGACGGAACCTGTCGGTACTGCCTGAACGGCCACGGAAACGTCTGTGCCGACGGCTCCGCGCTGGGGTTCGAACCCGACGCACCGGGAGCGTTCGCCGAGCAGCTGCACGTTCCGCACGCGGAGTACAACGCCGTCGGCCTTCCGGCGGGCGTCTCGACCGAATCGGCGGCCGCGCTCGGCTGCCGGTACGTGACCGCGTTCCACGCGCTGGCTCACCGCGCGGACGTCGGGGGCGGCGATCGGGTCGCCGTCCACGGCTGCGGCGGCCTCGGCCTGGCAGCCGTCCAGATCGCGGACGCGCTCGGTGCGAGCGTGATCGCGGTGGACGTCCGAGACGAACCGCTCGCGATGGCCGAATCGCTGGGTTCTGAGGCGACCGTGAACGCGAGCGAGGTCGAGAGCGTGCCAGAGGCGGTGGCGGCACGAGTAGCTGACGACCCGTCCCCACGGAACGCAGACAGGAGTTCGGCGCGTCGCGGGACCGGCCCGGGCCCCGAAGGCGGCGTCGGTGTTTCGATCGACGCGCTCGGGCGGGCGGAGACGTGCCGGAACAGTATTCGCTGTCTGCAGCCCCGCGGAACCCACGTCCAGCTCGGACTCACGACCGACGCCGAACAGGGCGAGGTGGCGTTGCCGATGGACGCGATCACGCGCTGGGACGTTTCCGTACTCGGCTCGCGGGGGATGCCGCCGACCCGGTACGACGAACTCCTGACCATGATCGAGTCCGGTGCGCTCGATCCGGGCCAGCTCGTGACCAACCGGGTGTCGCTCGAGGACGTGTCCGACCGGTTAGCCGCGATGACCAACTACGAGACGAGCGGTGTGGAAGTCGTCACGGCGTTCTCGGACTGA
- a CDS encoding acetamidase/formamidase family protein, translating into MSREVISHETGAIYEFTPALDPIATVESGAELTIETRDSLDGVVQTDDDLIESVPEEVNAATGPIEVAGAEPGDVLAVEIEDVRLAEDRGRVVTIDGFGLLDGHEDIEAPRTTVTPVVEDTSPDADGTAADADANTAAMIEFGNHEIAVDPCIGTIGVAPAEDSYTTLVPHDHGGNLDTTDVSAGNTIYFPVFQAGAMLAMGDSKAAMADGEMCGTGAEIATDIDVTVDVIDGDDVAIELDRPLIETPDAWKTVASAESMEDACELANLDVIDLLAAEHDFDPTEAYMFSSLVGGLEISQVVDPLVTVRNTVPKTHCSGPF; encoded by the coding sequence ATGTCACGCGAGGTCATCTCCCACGAAACGGGTGCAATCTACGAGTTCACCCCGGCGCTCGACCCCATCGCAACCGTCGAATCCGGCGCCGAACTCACGATCGAGACTCGTGACAGCCTGGACGGGGTGGTCCAGACTGACGACGATCTGATCGAGTCGGTCCCGGAGGAGGTAAACGCCGCGACGGGGCCGATCGAGGTCGCGGGCGCCGAACCGGGAGACGTCCTCGCCGTCGAGATCGAGGACGTCCGCCTCGCCGAGGATCGCGGACGGGTGGTCACGATCGACGGCTTCGGCCTGCTGGACGGTCACGAGGACATCGAGGCGCCCCGGACGACGGTTACACCGGTCGTCGAAGATACGTCCCCCGACGCGGACGGGACGGCAGCAGACGCCGACGCGAACACTGCCGCCATGATCGAGTTCGGTAATCACGAGATCGCCGTCGACCCCTGTATCGGAACGATCGGCGTCGCGCCGGCCGAGGACTCCTACACCACACTCGTTCCGCACGACCACGGCGGCAATCTCGACACGACAGACGTCTCGGCGGGTAACACGATCTACTTCCCCGTCTTCCAGGCGGGTGCGATGCTCGCGATGGGAGACAGCAAGGCCGCGATGGCCGACGGCGAGATGTGCGGCACGGGCGCGGAGATCGCGACCGATATCGACGTCACCGTGGACGTGATCGACGGCGACGACGTCGCGATCGAGCTCGACCGGCCACTGATCGAGACGCCCGACGCGTGGAAGACGGTCGCCAGCGCCGAGTCGATGGAAGACGCGTGCGAACTGGCAAATCTCGACGTGATCGACCTCCTCGCCGCCGAGCATGACTTCGACCCAACCGAGGCCTACATGTTCTCGAGTCTCGTCGGCGGCCTCGAGATCAGCCAGGTCGTCGACCCGCTGGTGACCGTCCGCAACACAGTCCCGAAGACTCACTGTAGCGGGCCGTTCTGA
- a CDS encoding translation initiation factor IF-5A, with product MATQQQEVRDLQEGGYVMIDETACKINAYSTAKPGKHGSAKARIEAKGVFDEKKRSLSQPVDAKIRVPLIHRKQGQIVSVDGDDMQVMDLESYETFTMRIPEDVDATPDDEIEFLEMEGQRKIV from the coding sequence ATGGCGACACAGCAGCAAGAAGTTCGCGACCTCCAGGAAGGTGGCTACGTCATGATCGACGAAACAGCGTGCAAGATCAACGCCTACTCGACTGCGAAACCGGGCAAACACGGCAGCGCCAAGGCCCGTATCGAGGCCAAGGGCGTCTTCGACGAGAAGAAGCGTTCGCTCTCCCAGCCGGTCGACGCGAAGATCCGCGTCCCGCTCATCCACCGGAAGCAGGGCCAGATCGTCTCCGTCGACGGCGACGACATGCAGGTCATGGACTTAGAGAGCTACGAAACGTTCACCATGCGCATCCCCGAGGACGTCGACGCCACGCCCGACGACGAGATCGAATTCCTCGAGATGGAAGGACAGCGCAAGATCGTCTGA
- a CDS encoding ABC1 kinase family protein, which produces MRRFLPLLLAYARDRHRFVLFGRSRTVSRAVHRERAERLLSILFALGPTFVKLGQLLSSRPDVLPPTYLEVLSALQDDVPPADWDDARTVLEDELGPVDERFDDFDREAISGASLGQVYRASLDEEDVAVKVRRPGVESLVAADLRVIHWTVPLLRRFVDDARAYSLDTLADEFDRTIRQEMDYEREARMLEAVAANFTDDAGVVHPDVIESHSGKSVLTMEYVEGTKITDVETLDAMDVDRAALAERLQEAYMQMVIEDGVFHADPHPGNLAVDDEGRIVFYDFGMSGRVDPYIQDKIVDFYVAIARRDTDAVLDALIEVGTLRPDADRAVMAEVLELAIEDATGAEIEQRRVQRIVDQIEDSIYEFPFRLPRNLALVLRVATVVEGVCVTLDPEFDFIETATHFLTERGYREETARAYVEDAGNQLRQSVISAARIPPKAERALDRVERDDLFVRAGIEDPDDVLDQLARRITYGLVLAAGIVTAGLGIALDATAVALTAGALIVVATIALRRSFRTREGISARPQFTRQRLRQREPEQDEE; this is translated from the coding sequence ATGCGGCGGTTTCTTCCACTGCTGCTGGCCTACGCACGAGATCGGCATCGGTTCGTCCTGTTCGGTCGATCCCGAACTGTGTCCCGGGCGGTTCACCGCGAGCGCGCCGAGCGGTTGCTCTCGATCCTGTTCGCCCTCGGGCCGACGTTCGTCAAACTCGGACAGCTGCTCTCGAGTCGGCCCGACGTCCTGCCGCCGACGTATCTCGAGGTCCTCTCGGCGTTACAGGACGACGTGCCGCCGGCCGACTGGGACGACGCGCGAACGGTGCTCGAAGACGAACTCGGCCCGGTCGACGAACGGTTCGACGACTTCGACCGCGAGGCGATCAGCGGGGCGAGCCTGGGACAGGTCTACCGGGCCAGCCTCGACGAGGAGGACGTCGCCGTCAAGGTTCGACGACCGGGTGTCGAGTCGCTCGTCGCCGCCGACCTCCGCGTGATCCACTGGACGGTGCCGCTCCTGCGACGGTTCGTCGACGACGCACGGGCCTACTCGCTCGACACGCTGGCCGACGAATTCGATCGAACGATCCGCCAGGAGATGGACTACGAGCGAGAGGCCCGCATGCTCGAGGCGGTCGCCGCGAACTTCACGGACGACGCGGGCGTCGTCCACCCGGACGTGATCGAGAGCCACTCCGGCAAAAGCGTCCTCACGATGGAGTACGTCGAGGGGACGAAGATCACCGACGTCGAGACGCTCGACGCCATGGATGTCGACCGGGCCGCCCTCGCCGAACGCCTCCAGGAAGCCTACATGCAGATGGTCATCGAGGACGGGGTCTTCCACGCCGACCCGCATCCGGGCAACCTGGCGGTCGACGACGAGGGGCGCATCGTCTTCTACGACTTCGGGATGTCCGGTCGCGTCGATCCCTACATCCAGGATAAGATCGTCGACTTCTACGTCGCGATCGCTCGCCGCGACACCGACGCCGTCCTCGACGCACTGATCGAGGTCGGCACGTTGCGCCCCGACGCCGACCGCGCGGTGATGGCCGAGGTACTCGAACTCGCGATCGAGGACGCGACCGGCGCGGAGATCGAACAGCGCCGCGTACAGCGGATCGTCGACCAGATCGAGGACTCGATCTACGAGTTCCCCTTCCGGCTGCCGCGCAATCTCGCGCTCGTGTTACGCGTCGCGACCGTCGTCGAGGGCGTCTGCGTCACGCTCGATCCCGAGTTCGACTTCATCGAGACGGCGACGCACTTCCTGACCGAGCGCGGCTATCGTGAGGAGACCGCCCGTGCATACGTCGAAGACGCGGGCAACCAGCTTCGACAGTCGGTGATCTCGGCCGCCCGTATTCCACCGAAAGCCGAGCGAGCGCTCGATCGGGTCGAACGCGACGACCTCTTCGTCCGGGCGGGAATCGAAGATCCCGACGACGTCCTCGACCAACTCGCCAGACGGATCACGTACGGGCTGGTGCTCGCGGCGGGAATCGTCACGGCCGGACTCGGCATCGCCCTCGACGCCACCGCCGTCGCCCTCACAGCCGGTGCCCTGATCGTCGTGGCGACAATCGCCCTCCGCCGATCCTTCCGAACGCGTGAGGGGATCAGCGCGCGGCCACAGTTCACTCGCCAGCGCCTGCGCCAGCGCGAGCCCGAACAGGACGAAGAGTGA
- a CDS encoding arginase family protein — translation MFPGATDRHDAPDTSGQAESSTDDDPAASEGANFVIVGAPLDASTTFEPGTRFGPRRVRHFAATFDDYDHRTDQHFSDLGVVDDGDVHAWDDVPAYLEYLAGTLRDVTWDEAVPLAIGGEHTISLAGARATEPDVFVCLDAHLDLREAYDGNRLSHACVTRRILDAEDIDVEEAIILGARTGSEAEWERAAADDVTVVPPESVGGWLDDTDVDALLDGREAYLSVDIDGADPAYAPGTGTMEPFGLEPREMRDVVRTVAPSATGFDVVEVNDRDDGQAASLAGKLLKEFVYTHAATNGPIASTR, via the coding sequence ATGTTTCCCGGGGCGACCGACCGACACGACGCACCCGACACGAGCGGCCAGGCGGAGTCGTCGACCGACGACGACCCGGCCGCGAGCGAGGGCGCGAACTTCGTGATCGTCGGCGCGCCCCTGGACGCGTCGACGACATTCGAACCGGGGACCCGATTCGGCCCCCGGCGCGTGCGACATTTTGCGGCAACGTTCGACGATTACGATCACCGGACGGACCAGCACTTTTCCGACCTCGGCGTCGTCGACGACGGCGACGTCCACGCCTGGGACGACGTGCCGGCCTACCTCGAATACCTCGCGGGAACGCTTCGCGACGTCACCTGGGACGAGGCGGTCCCACTCGCGATCGGCGGCGAGCACACGATCTCGCTGGCCGGCGCGAGGGCAACCGAACCCGACGTCTTCGTCTGTCTCGACGCGCACCTCGATCTGCGCGAGGCGTACGACGGCAACCGGCTCAGCCACGCCTGCGTGACCCGCCGGATCCTCGACGCCGAGGACATAGACGTCGAGGAGGCGATCATCCTGGGCGCGCGAACCGGGAGCGAGGCCGAGTGGGAGCGTGCGGCGGCCGACGACGTCACTGTCGTCCCGCCGGAGTCCGTCGGCGGGTGGCTGGACGACACCGACGTCGACGCGTTACTCGACGGACGGGAAGCCTACCTCAGCGTCGACATCGACGGCGCCGATCCGGCGTACGCGCCCGGGACGGGGACGATGGAGCCGTTCGGGCTCGAACCGCGCGAGATGCGTGACGTGGTCCGCACGGTCGCGCCGTCCGCGACGGGCTTCGACGTCGTCGAGGTCAACGATCGCGACGACGGGCAAGCGGCGTCGCTCGCCGGCAAGTTGCTGAAGGAGTTCGTGTACACACACGCGGCGACCAACGGGCCGATCGCGTCGACGCGATAA
- a CDS encoding sodium/proline symporter: MTGIAGGASDAVLVTFGLYLLVLVGIGLWSSRLLDTVGDYVIGGRRVGPVVTGFSERASEMSGWLTLGVPADAYGTGIMAFFNGLGMIPADLAAWSGIAKRLRKYSEIVRAVTLPTFFETRLRDDTGTVKGVSAVVLIIFEGGYVGAQIVAAGTLLQVLTGIDMWIGIVVGGVIVVGYTFLGGYFAVAWSDYFQGAIILAAFAILPILAFGSYGSPFEGAAAVDSSFTDITAGMTGWAAVFGIISYAAIGLGVPGNPHIMVRFMGIDRVRNVRLAALVAQLFMFVAYIGAALVGIYALVAFSGTEFGNTDTVMPRLTLELFPSAIAGIILAAALAAMMSSADSQLLVATSAVVEDVYHGYFGRQATETQLVRYSRYVTLGLGGASIAFAYLARETPIYDLVLNYAWGGLGAAIGPTLIATLWWRGLTREGAVSSMIVGATTMLLWPQWPRILGDATMASIESSSPFLHGLLTVYGLFPAFILSALTMIVVSLLTTPPGEEHLDEDFAVMHKPLSAVLGDRDSAGDSPPMATDGGLPQPKAITEADAIRDHVRDSNYWTDGTRDGTPDDGEVGE, from the coding sequence GTGACGGGGATCGCCGGCGGGGCGAGCGACGCGGTGCTCGTCACCTTCGGGCTCTACCTGCTCGTGCTCGTGGGCATCGGGCTCTGGTCCTCGCGGCTACTCGACACGGTCGGCGACTACGTCATCGGTGGTCGGCGCGTCGGGCCTGTGGTGACCGGCTTCTCGGAACGGGCCTCCGAGATGAGCGGCTGGCTGACCCTCGGGGTGCCGGCCGACGCCTACGGCACGGGGATCATGGCATTCTTCAACGGGCTCGGGATGATCCCGGCGGACCTGGCGGCGTGGTCGGGCATCGCCAAGCGGTTGCGCAAGTACAGCGAGATCGTCAGAGCGGTCACCCTGCCGACGTTCTTCGAGACGCGCCTGCGCGACGACACCGGGACGGTGAAGGGCGTCTCGGCGGTCGTGTTGATCATCTTCGAAGGCGGCTACGTCGGCGCGCAGATCGTCGCCGCCGGGACGCTCCTGCAGGTCCTCACCGGGATCGACATGTGGATCGGGATCGTCGTCGGTGGCGTCATCGTCGTCGGCTACACCTTCCTCGGCGGCTACTTCGCAGTCGCCTGGTCCGACTACTTCCAGGGGGCGATCATCCTCGCGGCGTTCGCCATCCTGCCGATACTGGCGTTTGGCTCCTACGGGTCGCCCTTCGAGGGCGCCGCTGCGGTCGACAGTTCGTTCACCGACATCACGGCAGGGATGACCGGCTGGGCCGCGGTCTTCGGGATCATCAGCTACGCGGCCATCGGCCTCGGCGTCCCCGGGAACCCCCACATCATGGTCCGATTCATGGGGATCGATCGGGTGCGCAACGTCCGGCTCGCCGCGCTGGTCGCCCAATTGTTCATGTTCGTCGCCTACATCGGCGCCGCGCTCGTCGGGATCTACGCGCTCGTCGCGTTCAGCGGGACCGAGTTCGGGAACACCGACACCGTGATGCCCCGGCTGACGCTCGAACTCTTCCCGAGCGCCATCGCTGGGATCATCCTCGCGGCCGCGCTCGCGGCGATGATGTCGAGCGCCGACTCGCAACTTCTGGTCGCAACCAGTGCCGTCGTCGAAGACGTCTACCACGGTTACTTCGGTCGGCAGGCCACCGAGACGCAGCTCGTTCGCTACTCCAGGTACGTCACGCTCGGCCTCGGCGGAGCCAGCATCGCGTTCGCCTATCTCGCACGGGAGACGCCCATCTACGATCTCGTGCTCAACTACGCGTGGGGTGGGCTCGGCGCCGCGATCGGCCCCACCCTCATCGCGACGCTCTGGTGGCGCGGGTTGACCCGCGAGGGCGCCGTGTCGAGCATGATCGTCGGCGCCACCACGATGCTCCTCTGGCCCCAGTGGCCGAGGATTCTCGGTGACGCGACGATGGCCTCGATCGAGTCATCCTCGCCGTTCCTCCACGGGCTGCTCACCGTCTACGGCCTGTTCCCCGCGTTCATCCTCTCGGCGCTGACGATGATCGTCGTCTCGCTGCTCACGACGCCGCCGGGCGAGGAGCATCTCGACGAGGACTTCGCGGTGATGCACAAGCCCCTCTCGGCAGTGCTCGGCGATCGGGACTCGGCCGGCGACTCGCCACCGATGGCGACCGACGGCGGGCTCCCTCAGCCGAAGGCGATCACCGAGGCCGACGCCATCCGCGACCACGTCCGCGACAGCAACTACTGGACGGACGGAACGCGTGACGGGACCCCGGACGACGGCGAGGTGGGCGAATGA
- a CDS encoding aminotransferase class I/II-fold pyridoxal phosphate-dependent enzyme, with protein MQIAPFGLERWFDRYEHDADIMLAESGIRSLSADRFDTDPGELGYVIPTDGDPEFRADVAARYDRTADECCFTCGTQEANFLAFLGLLDADGPGDGGSDDAAVTGSGEHAVVVTPTYQALHAVPEAVGSVTRVTLEPPEWELDVDAVAEAVTDETAVVVCNNPNNPTGRYHPQSIVDDVAEIAADNDAYLLCDEVYRRLADDPLEPVAARYDHGISTTSLTKAYGLAGTRFGWLVGPEPVVEAAVRWKDYTTISPSIFGQHVAKQALGEHEDEILVENRALATENHAIVREFLDDHDLEWYDPVGVNGFVTVPDGFTDGTDFCRTVVEDEGVVLAPGEYFGHPEYFRIGFGLPTDELREGLERVGRVIE; from the coding sequence ATGCAGATCGCCCCCTTCGGACTCGAACGCTGGTTCGATCGGTACGAACACGACGCGGACATCATGCTCGCCGAGAGCGGTATTCGGAGCCTCTCGGCGGACCGGTTCGACACCGACCCCGGTGAGTTGGGCTACGTCATCCCGACCGACGGCGATCCCGAGTTTCGGGCCGACGTCGCCGCCCGATACGATCGCACGGCGGACGAATGCTGCTTCACCTGCGGCACGCAAGAGGCGAACTTCCTCGCGTTCCTGGGGCTGCTGGACGCAGACGGTCCCGGCGACGGAGGGTCGGACGACGCAGCCGTGACCGGCTCCGGCGAGCACGCCGTCGTCGTCACGCCGACCTACCAGGCCCTACACGCCGTCCCGGAGGCGGTCGGGTCCGTCACCCGTGTCACACTCGAACCTCCAGAGTGGGAGCTCGACGTGGACGCGGTCGCCGAGGCGGTGACCGACGAGACGGCCGTCGTCGTCTGCAACAATCCGAACAACCCGACCGGCCGCTATCACCCCCAATCGATCGTCGACGACGTCGCCGAGATTGCGGCCGACAACGACGCCTACCTGCTCTGTGACGAGGTCTATCGCCGCCTCGCCGACGACCCGCTAGAGCCCGTCGCAGCGCGGTACGACCACGGCATCTCGACGACGAGCCTGACGAAGGCCTACGGGCTGGCGGGGACGCGCTTTGGTTGGCTCGTCGGGCCGGAACCCGTCGTCGAGGCGGCCGTCCGGTGGAAGGATTACACGACCATCTCGCCCAGCATCTTCGGCCAACACGTCGCGAAGCAGGCGCTCGGCGAGCACGAAGACGAGATCCTGGTCGAGAATCGCGCGCTCGCAACCGAGAACCACGCGATCGTCCGCGAGTTCCTCGACGACCACGACCTCGAGTGGTACGATCCCGTCGGCGTCAACGGCTTCGTGACCGTCCCCGATGGCTTCACTGACGGGACGGACTTCTGTCGAACGGTCGTCGAGGACGAAGGCGTCGTCCTCGCCCCCGGCGAGTACTTCGGCCATCCCGAGTACTTCCGGATCGGATTCGGGCTGCCGACGGACGAATTGCGGGAGGGACTGGAACGAGTCGGGCGCGTGATCGAGTGA